The following proteins are encoded in a genomic region of Gimesia algae:
- a CDS encoding DUF1501 domain-containing protein — MRCNYACGSHESLTRRSFLGGSAAGALSLLGFGGMTQVQAAKKLASQQKQVVVFWLSGGVSQLETWDPKPGTETGGPFQAISTSAPGVQISELLPFTAQQMHHLALVRGINTKVNDHGKGAYIMQTGRKEQPGFAYPYLGSSFSSHLSPPDSPLPGYISVGAGGSSKEATFLGPRHAPLVLSGGRAPANLAMHSSMTAERDALRRSLRSKVSQRFEQKRKTAHTEVYNESFDQAAALMSRREIFDFSQFSDKDVERYGKHDFGQHCLMARQLIEKGVTFVKVGHTNYDTHSENFNFHIEQLGEFDRPFAMFISDLYDRGLLEHTLIICMCEFGRTPRINSRVGRDHWGTAWSIAVGGAGIKGGAVSGKTNETGTKVIDREVNGGHLFHTYYQAVGLDSSEEFYPNGQPIAKADPKTEAIKEILA; from the coding sequence ATGCGTTGTAACTATGCTTGTGGATCACATGAATCACTGACGCGCCGCTCTTTTCTCGGGGGCTCTGCCGCTGGTGCATTAAGTTTGCTTGGCTTTGGCGGAATGACTCAGGTTCAGGCAGCGAAAAAACTGGCTTCGCAACAGAAACAGGTGGTCGTGTTCTGGCTGTCCGGCGGGGTCAGTCAGCTGGAGACCTGGGATCCCAAGCCGGGAACAGAAACGGGAGGACCTTTCCAGGCGATTTCCACTTCAGCACCTGGCGTGCAGATCAGTGAGCTGTTGCCTTTTACTGCGCAGCAGATGCATCACCTGGCGTTGGTCCGAGGCATTAATACTAAAGTAAACGACCATGGCAAAGGGGCGTACATCATGCAGACCGGGCGGAAAGAGCAACCTGGTTTTGCCTATCCCTATCTGGGCTCCTCGTTTTCCAGCCATCTGTCTCCGCCTGACAGCCCCTTGCCGGGTTATATTTCTGTCGGTGCCGGCGGCTCTTCCAAGGAAGCAACGTTCCTGGGACCCCGCCATGCGCCACTGGTACTGTCAGGTGGTAGGGCGCCCGCGAATCTGGCGATGCATTCTTCCATGACTGCAGAGCGGGACGCGCTCAGGCGGAGTCTGCGAAGTAAGGTCAGTCAGCGATTTGAACAGAAACGCAAGACTGCACATACCGAAGTTTATAATGAATCGTTCGATCAGGCGGCGGCGTTGATGTCCCGGCGGGAGATTTTTGACTTCAGTCAATTTTCTGATAAAGACGTGGAACGCTATGGCAAACATGATTTCGGCCAGCACTGCCTGATGGCGCGGCAATTAATTGAGAAAGGTGTGACGTTTGTCAAAGTGGGACATACGAACTACGACACGCACTCCGAGAATTTCAACTTTCATATCGAGCAACTGGGCGAATTCGATCGACCTTTTGCGATGTTCATTTCTGATCTCTACGATCGGGGTTTACTGGAACATACGCTGATTATCTGCATGTGCGAATTTGGCCGTACCCCCAGAATTAATTCGCGCGTGGGCCGTGATCATTGGGGGACCGCCTGGTCCATCGCCGTTGGCGGGGCCGGAATCAAAGGGGGCGCGGTTTCCGGTAAGACGAATGAAACCGGCACCAAAGTAATTGATCGTGAAGTCAATGGCGGGCATCTGTTCCACACCTACTATCAGGCGGTCGGACTGGATTCATCAGAAGAATTTTATCCCAATGGCCAGCCAATTGCGAAAGCCGATCCCAAGACTGAAGCAATTAAGGAGATTCTGGCGTGA
- a CDS encoding DUF1549 domain-containing protein, with protein MFRANMRVYVLLLIVFSLPAISVPVMAADLSQSAAEPLVAKKPMLPTGPPLHVLIDKFVQSRHTDYARLASPVCDDAEFLRRIYLDMTGRIPTISQTRDFLSDQRSDKRSVLIDQLLNSPESARFISQRLDVMLMQRMKKKYIDVSTWEEYLRKSVAENKPLDQLVREILSADGSDKEHQAEARFYLARSGEVNELTRDISRIFLGADLTCAQCHDHPEVADWKQDHYYGISAFLIRSFVFTDKKKKQTVFAEKAEGEVKFESVFEVRDKTSKGPETTLPAVFDGKKISEPAFKKGEEYKIKPAKDVRPIPKYSRRAQLGDAITRENRRFARTMANRLWAMLLGRGIVHPLDEDNSDNPPSHPELLEALTAQLMSHDYDLRWYLREIALSETYQRSSANDLFQDKTAKDLSDAHFTHALLKPLNPEQYAWAVMEATGLAEVHRNSLKKKLSEATLRKNLLGYERQFVSLFGGVPGEPVKDFEATADQILYLSNDQRIQVILPARPGNLADRLMKIPADQADQLAEEMYLSVLTRHPLQAETEEVTALLAGKKGQDRAVIVTDLIWALLMSSEFRFNH; from the coding sequence TCGTCCAGAGCCGACATACCGATTATGCCAGACTGGCGTCTCCTGTATGTGATGACGCTGAATTCCTGAGACGGATCTACCTCGATATGACAGGGCGGATTCCCACGATCTCACAGACGCGAGATTTTCTGAGTGATCAACGGTCCGACAAACGGTCGGTTCTGATTGATCAGCTATTGAATTCTCCCGAGTCTGCCCGCTTTATCTCACAGCGTCTGGATGTGATGCTGATGCAGCGAATGAAGAAGAAGTACATCGATGTCAGTACCTGGGAAGAATATTTGCGGAAGTCCGTCGCTGAGAACAAACCGCTGGATCAACTGGTGCGCGAAATCCTTTCTGCGGATGGTTCTGATAAGGAACATCAGGCAGAGGCTCGCTTTTATCTGGCCCGCAGTGGTGAGGTGAATGAGCTGACGCGAGATATCAGCCGAATATTTCTGGGAGCTGATCTGACGTGTGCCCAGTGTCATGATCACCCGGAAGTTGCCGACTGGAAGCAGGATCATTACTACGGTATCTCAGCGTTTCTGATTCGCAGTTTTGTATTTACCGACAAAAAGAAAAAACAGACGGTCTTTGCTGAGAAAGCAGAAGGCGAAGTCAAATTTGAATCGGTGTTTGAAGTTCGCGACAAGACCTCCAAAGGCCCCGAGACGACTCTGCCTGCCGTGTTTGATGGCAAAAAGATTTCCGAACCCGCATTTAAAAAGGGGGAAGAGTACAAAATCAAACCAGCCAAAGATGTTCGACCGATTCCCAAATACAGCCGTCGTGCTCAACTGGGAGATGCGATTACCAGAGAGAATCGCCGCTTTGCGCGAACAATGGCGAATCGTTTGTGGGCAATGCTGCTGGGGCGGGGAATCGTGCATCCGCTTGATGAAGACAATTCAGATAATCCTCCCTCGCATCCCGAGTTGCTGGAAGCACTGACCGCTCAACTGATGTCACACGACTATGATCTGAGATGGTATCTCCGCGAGATCGCTTTGAGCGAAACATACCAGCGCTCAAGTGCCAACGATCTGTTTCAGGATAAAACTGCGAAAGATTTGTCCGATGCACATTTCACGCACGCCTTACTGAAGCCTTTGAATCCGGAACAGTATGCCTGGGCGGTAATGGAAGCGACCGGGCTGGCAGAAGTGCATCGGAACAGTCTGAAAAAGAAGTTGAGTGAAGCAACACTCAGGAAAAATCTGCTGGGTTATGAACGCCAGTTTGTCTCCCTGTTTGGTGGGGTGCCGGGTGAGCCCGTCAAAGACTTCGAAGCGACCGCAGATCAGATTTTATATCTGTCTAATGATCAGCGGATTCAGGTCATCCTGCCGGCGCGTCCGGGAAATCTGGCCGATCGTCTCATGAAAATTCCAGCGGATCAAGCGGATCAACTGGCGGAAGAAATGTATCTCAGTGTCTTAACGAGACATCCACTTCAGGCTGAAACTGAAGAAGTGACAGCTTTGCTGGCGGGAAAAAAAGGGCAAGATCGAGCAGTGATCGTTACCGATCTGATCTGGGCATTGTTAATGTCATCGGAGTTTCGGTTTAATCACTGA